tttagcTTAAATTTCTATAAAAGTTTCTTTTATGATAACTCATCCCAAGTTTTATGAACAAATAGAGCGTTAAGTTTAGCATTTCTTGAAAGAGGCATTTGCCATATTTTCCATTTAGAAAAATGGTTCTAAATCTGCACGTATTAACTGGAGCTACTTACCTGTAAGAAGCTCACATTGGTTCTTATCTATAATGAGATATTATAATAGAAATCTCTTTACCCCCAACGATTAAACTGTATTTTGAGATGATCACACTGTACATATACTCGTTTGCTTTTCTTCCCAGTTGTTTGTTTCTTTACATAACATACTTATGTTTCTTCCTGTCTAGCATGGATTTAGTGGTTCCAAATGAAGCTAAGCGGTGCGGCTTGCAGATAACCGAAGTAGTTGGAACTCGGCGTGCTGTTAGTAATTTGGAAGGAGTTATTTTTGAGGTGACCCTTTGAAAAAGGTTTAAGCCATTTTAATGTCAAAATATTTAGTTTCCTGCCAGTTGAAAAGGAAGCTGTTTTAGTTTCATAAAATTTTGGTTATTTGAGAAGTTGCTGATATTGTCGAAGTTTGGTATTTTGAGAAGTAAATTCAACCAGCAATGATTAAGTATTTAACAGTAAGAGGATATTGGTATGAAATGGGGTTTGTTGTaaaaaagtgttttttttttttttttttttttttttttttttttttttttttaatttgcaaaAATGCAACACAAAAGCTCcctctttatttttatatctaAGCAACGACACCAACCtaaaaaataagtatttaaTAACAATAAGAGTAAATAAtagcataaatacttaaaaatttgaGTTTGTAAGCaacataaatttaataatttttttagtggcataaatatctaatattaataaaaaataatttacttcGGTTTTATCATTACATACTTCGTTAGTGTCTTACATATGACACATGTTTTTAAATTATTGGGTGTGAAAACATAAGTTATGTCCAAATCTTCTTTTAATATATTCAAATAGAGCTTTTATAAAATTAGacgaaaattacaattttataaatattaagtatttatacagttaaaaaaattatgaaaaatttacaatttagaACATTAAAAAAgcaattaaatttcaaaaatattgttgttttatttaataccctaatatatatctttttctataacgtttttaaaataattgtttttttttaatcaatatagTTTCTCAATCTATGTTTGCAATGAGAACAACGACATCATCATTGTCCATGTCCATCACATTTCTTCTTGAGTCCATTGACTCATTGGTTTAGGTTTAGTGACCTCATCTTCCGTCACAGTCGGACATCTTTAGCCGTCTTCAACGGCCATCTTGACTATTTCATCGACAACCTTCAAGAACGCACATGTCTTTGTTTTCCAATAGGGGTAGTTGGCCACTTCCAGCATCGATGGCTCGATATAGAACCTTCTTCCCTGAACATTTTCATCCTAGAAAATAAATATCAACTAACCAGAACAATTGAGAGCTCCTAGAGTCAAGACCCAGAGAGTGTTAGTGGTGACTTGATCAACCAGAATTCAAGAAATGTAACTATGCTAAAGAGGAAAATAAATTCAATAAGATCATTTAACATAGTAACCAAGAAACGAGGATTGAAGaaaaatttattctaaattttcaagcTCTAATACCAAATGAAAGACCTAAGTTATTATAGTTACTGAGTTTAATTAACAATTGTGATTTTTCTTGTTGATTCAATTCGATTATAGTATTTAGACGGTAAAAGATAAAGTTAAAACAATATGAACACAATCGAATTTACAAGCTTCCCCCTGACATTTGGAAACAAATTCCAACAGAGTATTGCTTGGGTTCCTAGAACCAGGGTAAGTAGTTTCACTATAACAATTGTGATTTTTCATGTTGATTCAATTCGATTATAGTATTTAGACGGTAAAAGATAAAGTTAAAACAATATGAACACAGTCGAATTTACAAGCTTCCCCTGACATTTGGAAACAAATTCCAACAGAGTATTGCTTGGGTTCCTCGAACCAGGGTAAGTAACTTCACTATATGATttgcaagttttttttttttttttgataatttatgATTTGCAAGTTTACAACAAACAATTCGTACAAATTGCAAATTCCTTAATGCTAAATCCCTTGGCAAACTTGGCAAGATCCCCTTGCTTCTCGATCGTTGAAATTCCTTCAACAAAATCTTAGATCTAAACATCTTCAGATTTGTTTGCGAAGATATGATTGAACTCTCTTCAGTTCACACTCATCGACTGTAGGCCATATTCAGAACCTTTAAATCACCATTGACAAAGTTCCAAACTTCGACCTACAAGAACACAAGAACAAAAAGAGTGGAAAAGTAAAAAGTAAAACGTGATCTCAATCTCCGATCAAAGGTGTTAGTTACAACAGaataaagatcataatatttatACCTAACTGAACTAAGAACAATACCAGAAAACAAACAACTGTAATATACTTGACttaaaaaaacactaaaatgtATAGACTAAACAATAAACTCCAAACATAACAACTAAAGAACCCGGGCATGACTAGACATAATttgtcataaaaaaaatactggACCTTACATAAATTAAGTTTATGTATATATGTCCATTCTACAAAATTTACATAACATATGGTCTATATCCATAAAATCTTATGAAAGCTGAACAGTTTGTAATCACTAAATAATTGTAGATTGTAAGGCTTATTAATCAATTGAAAACAATTGTACAAAGCTtccaaacaaacaaaaacaaagttGGGTTGAAAAAAACCAACCACTGAAATAATTCAAAGGTACAATCTCTCCGAGAACAGAAATTTCCATTCCAAATTGGCCATCTATAATTGTCTTCGTTTAATAAAAGTGGCAGCTCAACCCGGAAGACTGAACTCATTCCTTGAGCACCAATGTCTTCATAAGACTCAAGTTTTGCACCTTTTGGTGaccactttttatttttatcgaCAAATATCACCACCATCACCACTTGTGTATTACAAGAACACATTTTTTCTGGACATGAATTACTTCCACTGACCTTCGAATTTCTAATAAGCTGGTTTTCCTTTCATCATTATCTCTGTTCTCTGAATGGTAGTTCAACTTGAATCTTCTTGCTCATCAGAGTCCACTTTCAAATCCAATAAATACCTATTCCTCTCTCTTGTAAAAATAATAGTAGTATTCGTGCAACAGTAGCGCTGTAGATGCATCAATCGCAGCTATTTTGGTTAGCAGgatcagttatttttacagtGATAATGTATTCTGTGATTCTTCCAAACAATCGATTTCAGGAGCATGAAAAATCCTGGAATGGAGATAAAACAAACAAGATTGATAGTTGATGTGCCATTCTAAGAAACTAGTTCATTTAAGGTCAATGATGAGTCCGATTCTATCTTTAGGCCTCTCCCATAGGCAGCAATGAGTAAAGCTTCAGCTCTCCCTAACAATGTTTAAAAACATTAGAACAAAAAATTACACTGAAAGAATGCCATAAAATGAAGCAATGTATTTTGAGTCCTTGGAATCAGAATACAGTTTATTCATCTGTccattttttcaaacttttcaaaatataaattctCTAAAGAGAATGACAAACTAAGAAATCAGTTAATAGATGAGGTTTTCATGATGAACCCCACAAAAACTAAGTTATTTTGGGAGTTTTCCCATGGAAATACCGCAATCATAATTAGAGTGACGTTTCTTTTGCCTAAAACCTATACAACAGAAAATTAGAGTACGTCAAATAGACAATACATACATGTTCAAAAAGAGTGCCCCGAATTTTACAGTAGTTATTTGAGTGTTCCTAATGAGTTGTTCAGTTTCTGATCTGGTTGGCCAAAATGTACATCTTCCCATTTAcgtctataattttttttaagcatTTACTACCGTTTACAGCAGACAAAGGCCCACATCTTACAGTAGTTATATGTACCGTCCAACAATAACTGTTCAGTTTCTTCTCTTTTTGTGGATCATAACTTCTTTGAATCCTTTGTCGATATTTCATGTCTGACTTTAACTTAATTATCATAGCAGTGATCACATATAACACCAGCAATAGTgccacacacacacaaaaaaaaaagagaattggTCGGATATGAGTTAGGTACCGTGATCTTTTTTTCGTTGTAATAGAGAACTCAGAGAAGGAAACATTGTTGATGCCAGTCTCCTGCTATCATCCTATCAAGAAAAATTTCAGTACTGAGAATTAAATTCTTTttaggaaaataaaaaaataaaaacaatagcAATGCGAATTTTCATGTAAGCAATAGCACATTTTTCTTCACCTAACATTAATGTTAATAAAGACATGGCTCTGAACAATGTAAATAATAATGTCTTAAACAGTAAGCTTGCTATAGTTTCCATGAGATACAGAATATGGATATATGATAGTTAATTACACATAATAGATTTCTATACATCATCAGACAATAAATAAAGCCCACACTTGTATATGCAGCAAGTATCGTACAAATAAACTATGGGCATGAAAAATACAGTGTAGAATCACCCATACCTTTGAAAAAGAGCTTCCCGcgatttcaaatttctttttccATGAGAAAGATGGCACTGGGACAACAGAGAATCCCAAGGCAACTAGGATTCCAATCCATAGGCCATACCCAAATCCTCCACTCCACCAACCCTTCAGAAACAAAAGGGAAAATACTGAGGATTGTTGGAAAAGTCAGTCACATTGAGAAAGTAGCATCGTAGAAGCAGCTTGCTAAGTTGAGTAAAATCAGAAGCTTCCAAAGTTATGGCAGAATTTAAACAGAAGAGAATGAAACCATTACTTAGCTCCTTCGAAATCAATATGACATCCAAAAGCTCTTTAGAAATAGTTGGACAATGACCAGATAAAAAACCTAAGTAATACCTCAGCTATTTTTACCACATAAAATTGCCCAGCTCTATGACAAAATATCTGActcatttttcttcatttttttctaAAGTTCAACACTCAAGGACTTGGAACTCCTGTACAGCCCATAATACAAATTCCCAGAAACAATTACAGTAATTGAACTACAGACAACAATGTGCAAATGAATTTGctctaaaattatataatgCTCTGGAGTAGCAGGAGAAAAGAACCTGGTTCTACATCAAATACTAATTATAGAAAATGGCAGTATATTGAGACAGATAGTAGTTTACCTGCTTTCCATCTTTTGGAAAAGGGATTGATTGCTCTATGTATGCTGTAGTGCCTGAAACACGACAAACAACAAATTACAGAAGGAGTTCTAGGATAAATGAAGAACACAGAGCATAGCCTAATGGATGGCTAAGCTAAGAGAATGAGGAAAAAGCAAGTTAACCAACATGGACAGGAAATGAATAGTAGAATACTGTGTGCATTACATGTATAACTTGATGGAAATAAGAATGAAACAAATGCATTGTGCACATTACATCACCAGAATCAAAAACAGCAAAAGAACTTGCAGATATATGAGATTTTAGTAGCTGGGTAATTTGCAAAGTAAAAAGCAAAACATGGCGGAGGGAATGACAGAAATGTGAGCACAAAATGTATAGCACATAAATATGGATTGTACGAGTATTCTTAGAAATATAGAGCTCTAAACTCTCTACTAGAAAAGGATAAAAGTATCAGTGAGAGAGTAAGTATAGGGATATATTGGGTTATTGTGTAGAAAACAGAGAAGTACAAATTTTCAAATGGTAATTTTCCTAAGGGTTGTGATTCCTCTCAAATTTTGTAGTTTTCCAAGTAAATTATTGTGTGAGATAGATTTATGTTTTAACATTTATCTTTTTGTCATTGACATAACAATCGTGACATTTCTTGGAGGTGCAACCTATACAGTCTTGTTTAGGACCTTTAGGTAGACATTGTTAGAATGCAGATaagtgaaagaaaaaaaaatagatatgaaCTGAACTATATACTTctaagaaaaattattattataccttctaattaattttgatattattcTCGTGGTATAACAAAAGAGTAAAAAGATATAAGtggattaatttaaatttattgaaACCCACTTTGCATTCTTGAGTTAGATTgtcataaattatatttataaatgaaaaaaaaaaaaaacatacaaaaaatTTAACAGAAACGTACCTACGGGAGCATTAAAACCTCGAAGTAACTCAATGATAGATTTAGCATCTAAACGTCTTCTAACCTTTCCACCAACCATAACTGACAAGTGTGGAGAGTCAAACACCTAAAGGTAAAATGGGGAGAAGAAAAGATTatgatattattaattttcaatatcTTCACAAAttgttaaaatttttaaactaGAGTTTAGAAATTAATCGTTTTTAGGGAGGATTTAAGTAATGTATGATAATTTGGTAATCttcatataaaaattaaccaGTTTGAGCAAATTGAGAAAAACCatatttaaacttaattttCAACCTAATTACGTACGGAGAGAATAAAAAACATTACCCTAAAGTAACCCTTACAagtaattgtaacaaaattcaGACCAAAAATCCTAATTACCTGAGCAGGACATTCAGGGTCGTCGCTTTTCAAGACAGCCAATGCACCGGAAAGATCTGGGTCGATACCAATAACCCAATCAGAGCCCACATTACGTGGGTCGGAGTCggacccttcttcttcttcttcttttgcttCGCTATGGGAGGTTCCGAAATCTCGAGGTAAAGGGCAAGATAGAGAGGCTAACCAGTTTTCTTTGAGCTCAGCTTCAGAGGCCTTAACCTTAACCCTGGGTTTTGGAGGACAGGTGGGCTTAAGGGGAGTGGCGAGGCAGTGAATTTTGTGGGCAGGAGGAGTTGGAGACGACGGGGAGAAGGGTGTGAGGTGGGAAGAGAGGGAAAACCACGCCGTCGTTAATCTGAATTTGGAGGGGAAATATGGTGAGACTGAGAATGGAAGAGAGAGCACAGCCATGGAGTTTGGTGATGGGGTGGTATAGTCCTGAGCTGGAAATGTAGTAATTGCCATCAAAATTgtggaagaagaaaaaaggagAAGCGGGAGAAGCCacgatatttatttttaaatacaatCATTATCGGATAAAGATTTGTGTAAATAGCTGCTAAAATATTTATGTATCTACTAAGAAAAACTACTAAGAAGGGGATCCCTAAAAAAAATGGAATTcctaaaaaaacaaagaaaaaaaattgttataaaattattataaataatataaaatagacaAAGAAATGAGAGAAgagagaaaacaaagaaaagaatAGAATGAGAGAGtgaatgatatttttcttagtagtttattttaatgtGGTAAACTCTtgtttatacaaaaatataactagtatAATCGAAAACTAAATCAAtgaaataaatagaaatacaaTTAACCATTTATGATGataattaatttgataatttgaacatctattaataatattttataatatttttctttgaatGTCCATAAAAACTtcttattaaaaattttgctgAAAAAACTTGGTCAAACGAAAAAGAGTGCAGTATGAATTAACTTCTCTTTATTTAGGCATTCGTgaagatcttctaatcgacgaaatTCAATCTTGTATGtcatcttctcaaatgttgatggtaataactttgtcaataagtctgcaagattgacacttgattgaatatgttggacACCAATATGTATTCTCTTGAATTGTATTAAGAAGAATTTTGTGAAATGTATTTTAGTTCTATCTCATTCAATATACTCTctttttagttgagcgatgcaagtcgtattatcttcatagagaattgcttgtgttgatacttctttatagagtgtaatccatatgtttcctGAATATGTTATGTCATGATCTCACTCCCACAAAttttctacttgcttcataaagtgcaagtatgttaacatgatttaaagTTGCCTTGTTAAAAACATTGTCAGGAAAATCTAGTAGGACAAAACCTAAGCTATGGAAAAAAgagtgcaatatatatatatttcatattcataactatttgcaagttgtCTCATtaaaaaaccttgccaggaaaatccAGTAGGACAAAACCTAAGCTAAAAAGAGTACAACATGAATAtatctccccctcatgcacatatgatctataattattttggggataatatatctcataagattattgttatcacttttaaaatatcaatttatattATCTATGATCATATATTTACTATAACTCTTTCAGAGTGTATGTGTGCACttttaaattatagatgaggggtccTTGGAACATCAATATTTATCCAACTTATTGAATCATTCATGTGTGTGTATATACTATGTTGTTCAtaagtttgaaattttaagtaatatgaacataacacattaatgataatataactTTTCATTTGCGataatgatggtactccaaagactatatatttgttccattcttattgtataatcttaatttctatatcaaatgatcatatatttataattattgatacatatgaagtacttcatgACTTCTCTACTAATGAACaaattatatacatttaatatttcttactatacaaaaagaaataaaaatttgttcttcaataatttataatctaatcaaaaactcttcaagagtctatcacaatgtataatttataaatttatattgcataaacaatcatatgttttttttaactaataatttacttacatgtctttaattctatacaaagatctttgtcatatagtgtgcgcgactttgaatttaaatcacttaagacatgtatcaattttttttttccagaatATTTAGATAAGGCATACTTTAAATTCTCAATATATTAGGAGCTTCAAATAAATAACTTTAATTGCAATATTTATGTGACACTTATAAATCTTCATAAACTATATTctaggctataatcaaattatgattatattttctcaatatttaagtctTATTTCAATCAATCTGATGTCTATGTAAACTTTGTACaataattcattatgtacaaatatatattcaaatttctcattataaatatttatttgcacaccctacatgTCTTACTTCACTTTTATGTGAGTAAACTTGCTTGGATTGCGTCacaatattttggccaaaaataaaatgtatgTCAATAATTCTTGAAAAATCTAAGGATTTTTACACTAAGTGACTCTTTTTACCAATATTCAACATTTATACTTGCCCTCTAttctttttacatttttacattttagatttttctttaatactattataaagtttgataattaaaattatacggctaacactatttcttcttcttcttcctcctatTCACACAGATCCACCTCAAGCGGTAACCATCTCCACCTTTACTTCTTGCATCCAACCTCTCTCGTCTTCAACCCTCTTGTCCCCAACCCCTCGATGTCATGTAAAACCTCTACTCAACTTTCTATGTCGCGGTCTAGGGAGAAAGAGACACACTCCGAGTTTATTTCCCTCTTGGTCAAGCTATCTCCCTCTCTCTCAAACTTCTTTCTGTTGCTATTACTATTTTTTCAAGCTTTGATTTGTAAGGTGTTCttttcttgttcttttttttttttgttttgttttcaaattacattaataaaagttgagatttgaaaatttaataagaatattATTGTAGTGTGATTGTTTATTATTGATTCTACTCATTTACCCTcaatttttgtgaattttttcttcttctttaagttgaatttttttgtttattatatgtatataagggCACACCTTCCATGTGTTTAACGAAATGCCTAACATAGTTATTGTTAATCACTAGCCTAAAGAAAGAGGACATTTTCAATTGTgctattgtaatttttattcttcttcAAACTAGGATTTTCATATTGTTCCTCTTATGTTATTTATgttcattttaattttatgaattagtcaatTTATCAATAAATTTGATACAGTGTTGTTTATGGGTTGTTTATAAGTTGTTTATACGTACTATTTTGCTACTGCAGTAGAAAGGAAAAATCTTTATTCCTAGTGTTGAAGTACTTCAAAGTTGATTAGAATAGACTTTGTGATAATTTCTTTATCTTTTGTAGAATGAAGTAAGTTGAACACATTGAGAGTGTACAAGAAAATGCTCTgaagttgtgtgtgtgtgtgtagtatataaaaatacacatgCCATATGTTGGTGAAATGCCCGAAAGAATTGAATTTTCACTAACATAAAGAAAGAGAACAtattcaattatattttttcttcttctttaagcTGAACTTTTCATATTGttattcttgttatttttttttttgttcattttagttttatgaattggtcaattttatttatagatttttaatgattttttttgatatagtgttgtgttaacgttgtttataagttgtttatatgttattttgtaaATGCTTTCAATGATTATGTTGATATAGCATTGTACTAGTGttgtttatatgttattttataaatacttttatttttcatgatgTTATTTTGCTACTGCAGTTGAATGCAAGAAATTTGATTTCCTGTGATGATGTACTTCAATGTTGATTAGAATAGGCTTGCTGTCTATTTCTATTCATTTAGTAGAATGAAGTGAGTTGCATACATTGAAAgtgtataagaaaattttccAATCTTCCAAGAAGGTTCAAGCTATTGTGCATGGATTAGTGATGGAGAAGTGTGTTTAGTTTTGGTTGTATGCGTTGAAGAGcaatattttaaagaaactttgctttcatatatttaaaaaaaaaatctagttaATTTTACATGTATCTTGCACGTGATATTGAAcattaatattttgtttaatttgtttACATGTAGAAGTACAAAATCTCTTCTAGAGTAGAAATAGGCTTCTTCTTCTATAAGCATAAGATGTACCATCTGGCAAGTAGACGATACACTTGTGGAATGAATTGTTATGGAGCTACTCCGGCTATTGCACAAAACTCCACGAAGTAGAACCTCAAAGGGAGACGGGCACCCATTTTTGTGTGACCCCAGCTCCAGATACCAAAGCCTCCTTCTACACATTGGTTAGGCCATTCTCCTAAGACGAACAATCTATTCCAGAATAGTCTTGGAACATTCTCAAGCCCTGTCTGTGTCTCGTATTTCCAGAGATTGTCGTAAGTTTGAAACTTATTAGTGTATTGATCTATCTCCCACGGAGATGAATTCAAGACTATCATCATGTCTACTTCCTCTCGCTGAACTCTTTTAGGCATATTGAGTTCTGAAAAATTATCAAGCAATTAGTTACCCATACCAACTAAGATAGTAGAGGCATAGGGGAATCCTCCTCCATCATTGCTTGAAGAGGTTCCCACTAGATTCATTCTCCAGAAATAATATTCTCAAAAAGAACAATTATTCCAGATAGTTGAATCGGGGACAAGAAGTGAAAGACAAGAAAGCTTATACATTATCTAGAACCATAAGGGCTTTTGTGTAGCAAAATTGTTTTCCAGCATTTGTGTAGCAAAATAGACTTTTCTCATAATAATGAAACAAAGGAATCTGACTTCTACTAGTTTAAAGCTATTCAAGATAGTATCTAGAATTTAATACTTCTATCAACAACAATATTCTAGTCAAAGGCCTAAAGTCCTAATTCTCGAACAACGAGTAAATCACACCTAATTTTTATATCGAGCACTAATCTCAAACACGCAACAAGGTTCAaaaatcaaaaaagaaaaataatttaccTAGTAATGAACTGGGTGATGGTTCTGGACTTGGGAAAAAGTATGGCCTAAGAGAGCATAGTTAACGTCGAATGATGGCCTTAGAGAAAAATCTCCAACCAAAGGATGTTCAAGGCGATCAAGTCTTATTGCAATGGCGTTGGCATGGTCGATAAGAGAATCGAGCTCAAAACTTATATCTAGGTTTTCAATTTCATCTGATGATGGAGTTGTAATTACCGGGGTTGGAGCATCAGGGTATTCTTGAGCCCTAATTCGAAGAAGAAGGTGGATGCAATAATCGATATCGTGCTCCAAATTTTTTAGTTCACAATTTTTGCTCTCAAAGGATCTGTGTTTGGAGCAAGAAAATTTGAAATCTTGAGTAAAAGGGGTGAAAGGTGGCGTTACAAGGTATTTATACCTTCGAGGAATGATTCATGTGAAGTAGAGATCAACGGTCCAATTTACTCCTCCCAAAACACAAAACATATCTAAAGTCTTGGAAGCCCATCAGTCAGCCATTTAATGTTGTACCTAGAACCGAGGTAAATTAAATGATGAAATTCCCCTCAAGACTCTCACCGAAGTAAATAGTTATCAATTCAATTGCTTCGCTGCACATGCTTTATCAAGTGAACAGATGCTTCGCGAGCAAACAAAATAATGCCACGTAAAACTTGAAggtcaaaaaatttaaagttgTCTTCCATTCACAGAAAGTATTTAGAATTTGTAAGGGTTTCAACTTTAGCCTCCACCTGTCCACTTGTATAGACTAAAGCAAGCCTCCACAATTCACAGCTTTCTAGAAGCTTGGGGGTAAATTTTATCTGTGTTTTTGCAAGGGACACGTGGATTCTAAATAAAAGCTTAAAGTCCATCATTGGTCCTAAATAATATAAACTGGGCCAAACATAACTGTTATCTAGCCTTTTGAGAGAACAACTACATGCCTTGCTAGATGAGCTTCCACCAAGCCTAGTTAGCATACGGAAGAATGTCAACTCCGTGTACCTGGAAAGGGTTCTCAATGTGTATCTGGAAGCCAGTCCCAGTTTCCCATTTACTGCTCCACACAGAATAAGGTATATTTTTCTAAGATCATGGACAGAGAATAATACTGTCTAAAAAGAGAAACTGAATA
The Cannabis sativa cultivar Pink pepper isolate KNU-18-1 unplaced genomic scaffold, ASM2916894v1 Contig1, whole genome shotgun sequence genome window above contains:
- the LOC133032933 gene encoding Holliday junction resolvase MOC1, chloroplastic-like, yielding MAITTFPAQDYTTPSPNSMAVLSLPFSVSPYFPSKFRLTTAWFSLSSHLTPFSPSSPTPPAHKIHCLATPLKPTCPPKPRVKVKASEAELKENWLASLSCPLPRDFGTSHSEAKEEEEEGSDSDPRNVGSDWVIGIDPDLSGALAVLKSDDPECPAQVFDSPHLSVMVGGKVRRRLDAKSIIELLRGFNAPVGTTAYIEQSIPFPKDGKQGWWSGGFGYGLWIGILVALGFSVVPVPSFSWKKKFEIAGSSFSKDDSRRLASTMFPSLSSLLQRKKDHGRAEALLIAAYGRGLKIESDSSLTLNELVS